One window from the genome of Amycolatopsis sp. NBC_01480 encodes:
- a CDS encoding AraC family transcriptional regulator produces the protein MDLRDELNELITRHTGRGTLRKRRITEDASVTFASERTEPIAVMSEPSLAVVGQGVKRTALNGTPYDYRAGQYVVVPVDLPVIGQALAASPAEPLLVFSLTLRPALIASLLLETGEAPPAPAFGGLVISDATTDLLDPVVRLLRAAGHPDDLRVLGPGLVREIHWRLLTGEQGGLVRRIGLADGSLAHLTRAIRWLREHYDEPVHVADLARLAGMSPSTFHRHFRATTSMTPIQFQKQIRLQEARARLAARPRSMAEVGHLVGYDSHSQFTREYRRAFGLTPGRDAERMRTGTLAPDPIG, from the coding sequence GTGGATCTCCGCGACGAGCTGAACGAGCTGATCACGCGGCACACCGGGCGCGGCACGCTGCGCAAGCGGCGGATCACCGAAGACGCGTCGGTCACCTTCGCCAGCGAACGCACCGAGCCGATCGCGGTGATGTCGGAGCCCTCGCTTGCGGTGGTGGGGCAGGGCGTCAAGCGCACGGCGCTGAACGGCACGCCGTACGACTACCGCGCGGGCCAATACGTTGTCGTCCCGGTCGACCTGCCGGTGATCGGCCAGGCGCTGGCGGCGAGCCCGGCCGAGCCGCTGCTCGTGTTCAGCTTGACGCTGCGGCCCGCGCTCATCGCGTCCCTGCTGCTCGAGACGGGTGAAGCCCCGCCCGCGCCCGCGTTCGGCGGCCTGGTGATCAGCGACGCGACCACGGACCTGCTGGACCCGGTCGTCCGGCTGCTGCGCGCCGCCGGCCATCCCGACGACCTGCGGGTGCTCGGGCCCGGGCTGGTGCGGGAGATCCACTGGCGCCTGCTCACCGGTGAGCAGGGCGGGCTGGTGCGCCGGATCGGCCTCGCCGACGGCAGCCTCGCGCACCTGACCCGCGCCATCCGCTGGCTGCGCGAGCACTACGACGAGCCCGTGCACGTCGCCGACCTCGCGCGCCTCGCGGGCATGAGCCCCTCGACGTTCCACCGGCACTTCCGCGCCACCACCTCGATGACGCCGATCCAGTTCCAGAAGCAGATCCGCCTGCAGGAGGCCCGCGCCCGCCTCGCGGCCCGCCCCCGCAGCATGGCCGAAGTCGGCCACCTCGTCGGCTACGACAGCCATTCGCAGTTCACGCGCGAATACCGCCGCGCCTTCGGCCTCACCCCCGGCCGCGACGCCGAACGCATGCGGACCGGCACCTTGGCCCCGGACCCGATCGGCTGA
- a CDS encoding beta-N-acetylhexosaminidase family protein, which yields MPVPTRMRLHLLAAVVVAGATTSSLAIGAPPAAAAATIALPPIAPTPQSVTRGSADVRVPSSAVLVTDSATDPAAKDLLTTLLQQHGVRSVTTVPPGQPTGHGRLVIRLGAAERPDIVTALGSLTVPSQPEGYALRSPKPAELAVGGRNGAGQYYGVQTLRQLFVRSGGGWAVSGAAVRDWPNMALRGSIEGFYGPPWTAEDRLRQISFLSEVKANSYVYSAKDDAYLRSRWRDPYPADELATLGQLVQAAESQHVDFTYALSPGVSICFSSPADFTALTAKLQSVYDLGVRSFSMPFDDISYTKWNCDADQTAYGAPGQAAAGKAQVTLLNTVTSQFIKTHDGARPLQTVPTEYSDLADSPYKTELREHLDPTVVVQWTGTAVVPSSITNAQAQQVSTLYGRKVFLWDNYPVNDYEESAGRLLLAPYGHREAGLSQYLNGIVSNPMNQEAASEIAEFGATDFAWNDAAYSPERSWPLALRRMAGGDPRAGAAMQVFADLEHLAPSSDPTPWQPQAPALAAKTASFWQRWNAGDHDGAARELRPYAQRIKDAPAVIRGGQVIPAFVDEAKPWLDATVLWGSAMADQLDALVASAHGDTATAQRLTASADSLTTQAKAVRTGNTNPWGVRQALVGDGVLDAFIAQARAATVG from the coding sequence ATGCCTGTCCCCACCAGGATGCGTCTCCACCTGCTCGCCGCCGTTGTCGTGGCCGGTGCCACCACCTCGTCGCTGGCTATCGGCGCGCCCCCGGCCGCCGCGGCGGCGACCATCGCGCTGCCCCCGATCGCGCCGACACCACAGTCCGTGACCCGGGGTTCCGCGGACGTGCGGGTGCCCAGCTCCGCCGTGCTCGTCACCGACAGCGCCACAGACCCGGCAGCGAAGGACCTGCTCACGACGTTGCTCCAGCAGCACGGCGTTCGCTCGGTGACGACGGTCCCGCCCGGGCAGCCCACCGGTCACGGCCGGCTGGTGATCCGCCTCGGCGCGGCAGAACGGCCGGACATCGTCACGGCACTGGGCTCGCTGACCGTGCCGAGCCAGCCCGAGGGGTACGCGCTGCGCTCGCCGAAGCCCGCCGAACTGGCCGTCGGCGGCCGGAACGGGGCCGGGCAGTACTACGGCGTGCAGACGCTGCGCCAGCTGTTCGTGCGGTCCGGCGGCGGCTGGGCGGTGAGCGGCGCCGCCGTGCGGGACTGGCCGAACATGGCGTTGCGCGGCTCGATCGAAGGGTTCTACGGCCCGCCGTGGACCGCCGAGGACCGGCTGCGTCAGATCAGCTTCCTCAGTGAGGTCAAGGCGAATTCCTATGTCTACAGCGCGAAGGACGACGCGTACCTGCGCTCGCGCTGGCGCGACCCGTACCCCGCCGACGAACTGGCGACGCTCGGCCAGCTCGTGCAAGCCGCCGAATCGCAGCACGTCGACTTCACGTACGCGCTTTCGCCCGGCGTCTCGATCTGCTTCTCCTCGCCCGCCGATTTCACCGCGCTGACCGCGAAACTCCAGTCGGTCTACGACCTCGGCGTCCGGTCGTTCTCCATGCCCTTCGACGACATCTCGTACACGAAGTGGAACTGCGACGCCGACCAGACCGCCTACGGTGCCCCCGGCCAGGCCGCCGCGGGCAAGGCGCAGGTGACGCTGCTCAACACCGTCACCTCGCAGTTCATCAAGACCCACGACGGCGCGCGGCCCTTGCAGACGGTGCCGACCGAGTACAGCGACCTCGCGGACTCGCCGTACAAGACCGAGCTGCGCGAGCACCTGGACCCGACCGTGGTGGTGCAGTGGACCGGCACCGCGGTGGTGCCGTCCAGCATCACCAACGCGCAGGCCCAGCAGGTGTCCACTTTGTACGGACGCAAGGTCTTCCTCTGGGACAACTACCCGGTGAACGACTACGAGGAGTCCGCCGGGCGGCTGCTGCTCGCGCCGTACGGGCACCGCGAGGCCGGCCTTTCCCAGTACCTCAACGGGATCGTGTCGAACCCGATGAACCAGGAGGCGGCCAGCGAGATCGCCGAGTTCGGCGCCACGGACTTCGCCTGGAACGACGCGGCCTACTCGCCGGAGCGCTCGTGGCCGCTGGCCCTGCGCCGGATGGCGGGCGGCGATCCCCGGGCCGGCGCGGCCATGCAGGTGTTCGCCGACCTGGAGCACCTGGCGCCGTCGTCGGATCCCACCCCGTGGCAGCCGCAAGCCCCGGCGCTCGCGGCGAAAACAGCGTCGTTCTGGCAGCGCTGGAACGCCGGTGACCACGACGGCGCGGCGCGCGAGCTGCGGCCTTACGCCCAGCGGATCAAGGATGCCCCGGCGGTCATCCGCGGCGGCCAGGTCATCCCCGCGTTCGTCGACGAGGCGAAGCCCTGGCTGGACGCCACCGTGCTGTGGGGCAGCGCCATGGCCGACCAGCTCGACGCCCTCGTCGCCTCGGCCCACGGCGACACGGCCACGGCTCAGCGGCTCACCGCGTCGGCGGATTCCCTTACCACGCAAGCGAAAGCGGTCCGAACCGGCAACACCAACCCGTGGGGCGTCCGGCAGGCCCTGGTCGGCGACGGGGTGCTGGACGCGTTCATCGCCCAGGCCCGCGCCGCTACCGTCGGCTGA
- a CDS encoding GNAT family N-acetyltransferase, translating into MTGAELVTAADVRLMQGLAQRITAGRLDLVNSEATFGELAWNWGMGHARRGSTWPRRLWFDGGDLVAWGWAYLPHRVTRGDGSVKDVTGANLVYQVDPGHAGLIDEVIDWFDGVAAGVERTVSPSAVDKFALERWAAHGYQPDQAALADNGSWHLYTERDLIEVAEPVLPPGFRFRDAGEAGPEAAVQAHVDAWAPSAYSAESYAGVQQTPGYRGDLHLLVEAPDGTMASSTIMWFDEVNKTAEFEPVGTHPDYRRLGLGRAMMLHGMRRVRDAGATHMTVACLGGSGHPKAWGLYRSLGFRELTRDAPLIKTV; encoded by the coding sequence ATGACTGGTGCCGAGTTGGTGACCGCCGCGGACGTGCGGCTCATGCAGGGCCTGGCGCAGCGGATCACCGCCGGCCGGCTGGACCTGGTGAACAGTGAGGCGACGTTCGGCGAACTGGCCTGGAACTGGGGAATGGGGCACGCCCGGCGCGGCAGCACCTGGCCGCGCCGGCTGTGGTTCGACGGCGGGGACCTGGTGGCGTGGGGCTGGGCCTATCTGCCGCACCGGGTGACGCGCGGCGACGGCTCGGTGAAGGACGTCACCGGGGCGAATCTGGTGTACCAGGTCGATCCCGGCCACGCGGGGCTGATCGACGAGGTCATCGACTGGTTCGACGGCGTGGCGGCGGGCGTCGAGCGCACGGTGTCGCCGAGCGCCGTCGACAAGTTCGCCCTGGAGCGCTGGGCGGCGCACGGTTATCAGCCCGACCAGGCCGCGCTCGCCGACAACGGGTCGTGGCACCTGTACACCGAACGGGACCTCATCGAGGTGGCCGAACCGGTGCTGCCGCCCGGATTCCGGTTCCGCGACGCGGGGGAAGCCGGACCTGAGGCCGCCGTCCAGGCCCATGTGGACGCCTGGGCGCCGTCGGCGTACTCGGCCGAAAGCTACGCGGGCGTCCAGCAGACCCCGGGGTACCGCGGCGACCTGCACCTCCTGGTCGAGGCGCCGGACGGGACGATGGCCTCCTCGACGATCATGTGGTTCGACGAGGTGAACAAAACCGCCGAGTTCGAGCCTGTCGGAACGCACCCGGACTACCGGCGGCTGGGGCTGGGCCGCGCGATGATGCTGCACGGGATGCGCCGGGTGCGGGACGCCGGGGCCACGCACATGACGGTCGCCTGCCTGGGCGGTTCGGGGCATCCCAAGGCCTGGGGGCTGTACCGGAGCCTCGGGTTCCGGGAGCTGACCCGGGACGCGCCGCTGATCAAGACCGTCTAG
- a CDS encoding cytochrome P450 yields the protein MDTTGIPHRPGRLPVLGDLIGSNPRTPLQDTVRLGRQLGPIFTRRLVGLELVFASGIDLVTELNDEKRFTKHVGLGVRNLRAVAGDGLFTAYGTEPNWRFAHDILMPAFTGEAMRGYHPIMVDVARELVASWDAKDSADVSADMTRLTLETIGRAGFGYSFGSFEREEPHPFVTAMTRALRFAQMQGIKLPFVRRALAGSVQQNQADIALMTNVVDEVIDARRHDDEPGRDILGLMLSQSHPETGAKLDPVNVRNQAITFVVAGHETTSGALSFALYYLTRHPELLERARAEVDAVWGDREPAFADVMKLRYVRRVLDESMRLWPTAPGYAREAREDTVLGGRYRMRKGDWVLVPLPLLHRDPSAWGPDAESFDPDRFEPAAVKKRPAQAYKPFGTGERACIGRQFALHEAVLALGMVLQRYDFTPDPAYRLKIAESLTLKPEGFRLGIRPRTTAGARPAAASQTV from the coding sequence TGACCTGATCGGGTCGAACCCGCGCACGCCGCTGCAGGACACCGTGCGGCTCGGCCGGCAGCTGGGTCCGATCTTCACCCGGCGGCTGGTCGGCCTCGAGCTGGTCTTCGCCTCCGGGATCGACCTGGTGACCGAACTGAACGACGAGAAGCGGTTCACCAAGCACGTCGGCCTCGGCGTCCGGAACCTCCGCGCGGTGGCCGGCGACGGGCTGTTCACCGCGTACGGCACCGAGCCCAACTGGCGGTTCGCGCACGACATCCTGATGCCCGCGTTCACCGGCGAGGCGATGCGCGGCTACCACCCGATCATGGTCGACGTCGCGCGGGAGCTGGTCGCCTCCTGGGACGCCAAGGACTCGGCCGACGTCTCCGCGGACATGACCCGGCTGACGCTCGAGACCATCGGCCGCGCCGGTTTCGGCTACAGCTTCGGGTCCTTCGAACGCGAGGAGCCGCACCCATTCGTCACGGCGATGACCCGCGCGTTGCGCTTCGCCCAGATGCAGGGGATCAAGCTGCCGTTCGTCCGCCGCGCGCTGGCGGGCTCGGTGCAGCAGAACCAGGCCGACATCGCGCTGATGACCAACGTGGTCGACGAGGTGATCGACGCCCGCCGCCACGACGACGAGCCGGGCCGCGACATCCTGGGGCTGATGCTCAGTCAGAGCCACCCGGAGACCGGCGCGAAGCTGGACCCGGTGAACGTCCGCAACCAGGCGATCACCTTCGTCGTCGCCGGCCACGAGACGACGTCGGGCGCGCTGTCGTTCGCGTTGTACTACCTGACCCGGCACCCGGAACTGCTCGAGCGGGCGCGCGCCGAGGTGGACGCGGTGTGGGGCGACCGCGAGCCGGCGTTCGCCGACGTGATGAAGCTCCGTTACGTCCGCCGCGTGCTCGACGAGTCGATGCGCCTGTGGCCCACCGCCCCCGGGTACGCCCGTGAGGCGCGTGAGGACACGGTGCTGGGCGGGCGGTACCGGATGCGCAAGGGTGATTGGGTACTCGTGCCGCTGCCGTTGCTGCACCGCGACCCGAGCGCGTGGGGCCCGGACGCGGAGTCCTTCGACCCGGACCGCTTCGAGCCCGCGGCGGTGAAGAAGCGCCCGGCCCAGGCGTACAAGCCGTTCGGCACGGGGGAGCGGGCGTGCATCGGCCGCCAGTTCGCGCTGCACGAAGCCGTGCTGGCGCTGGGCATGGTGCTGCAGCGGTACGACTTCACCCCGGACCCGGCGTACCGGCTGAAGATCGCCGAATCCCTGACACTGAAGCCGGAGGGCTTCCGGCTCGGCATCCGGCCCCGCACGACCGCCGGGGCTCGGCCGGCCGCGGCTTCGCAGACCGTCTGA
- a CDS encoding alpha-L-fucosidase encodes MPISTRRGTLVLSVLALAALGLSSPPAEAVDNTAGCTGPIRPAAIIPVQPCDGMDRIVAKAAAVVPRAGQLAWQQRPVTGFTHFGMNTFTDREWGSGAERESTFSPQRADTDQWMRSMKAAGITQVMLTVKHHDGFVLYPTRYSNHSVIASPWWIQGCTGENPARDGAQQARAQDPSAFWQVRAAGCANPRGDLLRDYVNSARAAGLKVGVYLSPADGAELPASFFAKEVQRIEAKVAAGQPLSIEEQATYEDRAFAPSGQGRYGSGSAVTQRTIPSLVPGDDRAGALASGKLPRFTVREDDYNSYYLNQLYELFTQYGPIDELWLDGANPWRDNGISEDYDFTTWFRMIHALSPDTVTFAGPAGVRWVGNESGQARETEWSPLPTSGDPETAHNEELFIGGATADDLGSRAVLADPSVRYLQWAPAESDVSLRPGWFFHASEQPKTAAQLVDIYRRTVGRNSSLLLNVPPSKDGIVPPKDSAALAGFGASVAATQAVNLAKPGPGAPPPVAAVTDDSLTTSWSPPHGAREGTLDLPLPRPTTFDQIRLGEDISRGQHVEGATVQAKVDGAWQTVATVTTVGYTRLVTLPAPVTADRVRVIVTQARATPYLATFALYRTAPPPG; translated from the coding sequence ATGCCGATCTCGACGCGCCGGGGGACGCTGGTTTTGAGCGTGCTGGCGCTGGCCGCGCTCGGGCTGAGCAGCCCACCGGCCGAAGCCGTCGACAACACAGCTGGTTGCACCGGCCCGATCCGGCCCGCCGCGATCATTCCGGTGCAACCCTGCGACGGGATGGACCGGATCGTGGCCAAGGCGGCTGCCGTCGTGCCGCGCGCCGGGCAGCTGGCCTGGCAGCAACGGCCGGTCACCGGGTTCACGCACTTCGGCATGAACACCTTCACCGACCGGGAGTGGGGCTCGGGCGCCGAGCGGGAGTCGACGTTCTCGCCGCAGCGGGCCGACACGGACCAGTGGATGCGTTCGATGAAGGCGGCCGGCATCACGCAGGTGATGCTGACCGTCAAGCACCACGACGGTTTTGTGCTCTACCCGACCCGTTATTCGAACCATTCGGTGATCGCCAGCCCGTGGTGGATCCAGGGCTGCACCGGGGAAAACCCGGCCCGCGACGGCGCGCAGCAAGCCCGCGCGCAGGACCCGTCGGCCTTCTGGCAGGTCCGCGCCGCCGGCTGCGCCAACCCGCGCGGCGACCTCCTGCGCGACTACGTCAATTCCGCCCGCGCGGCCGGGCTGAAGGTCGGCGTTTACCTCTCCCCCGCGGACGGCGCCGAGCTGCCCGCGTCGTTCTTCGCCAAGGAAGTCCAGCGGATCGAGGCCAAGGTCGCCGCCGGGCAGCCACTGTCGATCGAGGAGCAGGCGACGTACGAGGACCGCGCCTTCGCGCCGTCGGGACAGGGCCGGTACGGCTCGGGCAGCGCGGTCACCCAGCGCACCATCCCGAGCCTGGTGCCCGGCGACGACCGCGCGGGCGCGCTCGCGAGCGGGAAGCTGCCCCGCTTCACCGTCCGCGAGGACGACTACAACAGCTATTACCTCAACCAGCTGTACGAGCTGTTCACCCAGTACGGCCCGATCGACGAGCTGTGGCTCGACGGCGCGAACCCCTGGCGGGACAACGGAATCAGCGAGGACTACGACTTCACCACCTGGTTCCGGATGATCCACGCGCTGTCGCCGGACACGGTCACCTTCGCCGGCCCCGCGGGCGTGCGCTGGGTCGGCAACGAGTCGGGCCAGGCGCGGGAGACGGAGTGGAGCCCGCTGCCGACGTCCGGCGATCCGGAGACCGCGCACAACGAGGAGCTGTTCATCGGCGGGGCGACCGCGGACGATCTCGGCTCACGCGCAGTGCTCGCCGACCCTTCCGTGCGGTACCTGCAATGGGCGCCCGCGGAGTCCGACGTCTCGCTGCGGCCGGGCTGGTTCTTCCACGCGAGCGAACAGCCGAAGACCGCGGCGCAGCTGGTCGACATCTACCGGCGGACGGTCGGACGCAACTCGTCCTTGCTGCTGAATGTGCCGCCCAGCAAGGACGGAATCGTGCCGCCCAAGGACAGCGCCGCGCTCGCGGGCTTCGGCGCGTCGGTGGCGGCGACCCAGGCCGTTAACCTCGCAAAACCCGGGCCGGGCGCCCCGCCGCCGGTCGCCGCCGTGACCGACGATTCGCTCACCACCTCGTGGTCCCCGCCCCACGGCGCGCGGGAGGGCACGCTCGACCTGCCATTGCCGCGGCCCACGACGTTCGACCAGATCCGCCTCGGCGAGGACATCAGCCGCGGCCAACACGTCGAAGGCGCCACCGTGCAGGCGAAGGTCGACGGGGCCTGGCAGACGGTCGCCACCGTGACCACCGTCGGCTACACCCGCCTGGTCACGCTGCCGGCGCCGGTGACCGCGGACCGCGTGCGGGTGATCGTCACCCAGGCGCGAGCCACCCCGTACCTGGCCACCTTCGCGCTCTACCGCACCGCTCCCCCGCCCGGCTGA
- a CDS encoding aldo/keto reductase → MEYRNLGTTGVKVSPLCLGTMMFGAWGNPDHEDTTRILHTALDAGINFVDTADVYSNGESERIVGKALAGHRDSVVLATKVNSPMGADPNERGSSRRWIMRACEDSLRRLGTDHLDLYQVHRPDPGTAIDETLGALTDLVRQGKVRYLGSSTFPPASIVQAQWAAERRNRERFVCEQPPYSLLTRSVENEVLPTCAEYGLGVLAWSPLAGGWLSGRWRAGSGELTSRRTEKMPHPTTHAHYDLSVEGNRAKLDAATALAELADEAGLPLIHLALAFVVRHPAVTAAVIGPRTLAHLESQLGAAEVTLDEAVLDRIDEIVAPGTDLNPADTGYRSPALADARLRRRPVYSGQ, encoded by the coding sequence ATGGAGTACCGGAACCTGGGCACGACCGGCGTCAAGGTCAGCCCCCTGTGCCTGGGCACGATGATGTTCGGCGCCTGGGGCAACCCCGATCACGAGGACACCACCCGGATCCTGCACACCGCCCTCGACGCGGGGATCAACTTCGTGGACACCGCCGACGTCTACTCGAACGGCGAGTCGGAGCGGATCGTCGGCAAGGCGCTGGCCGGGCACCGTGACTCCGTGGTGCTGGCCACCAAGGTGAACTCGCCGATGGGCGCGGATCCCAACGAGCGCGGCAGTTCCCGGCGCTGGATCATGCGCGCCTGCGAGGACAGCCTGCGCCGGCTGGGCACCGACCACCTCGACCTCTACCAGGTCCACCGGCCCGATCCCGGCACCGCGATCGACGAGACGCTCGGCGCGCTGACCGACCTGGTGCGCCAGGGAAAGGTCCGTTACCTCGGCTCGTCGACGTTCCCGCCCGCCTCGATCGTGCAAGCGCAGTGGGCCGCCGAGCGCCGGAACCGGGAGCGGTTCGTGTGCGAGCAGCCGCCGTACTCGCTGCTGACGCGCAGCGTGGAAAACGAGGTCCTGCCCACCTGCGCCGAGTACGGCCTGGGCGTGCTGGCCTGGAGTCCACTGGCCGGCGGGTGGCTTTCGGGCCGGTGGCGCGCCGGGTCCGGCGAGCTGACCAGCCGCCGCACGGAGAAGATGCCGCACCCGACCACTCACGCGCACTACGACCTGTCCGTCGAAGGCAACCGCGCCAAGCTCGACGCCGCCACCGCGCTGGCCGAGCTGGCCGACGAGGCCGGGCTGCCGCTGATCCACCTGGCGCTGGCGTTTGTGGTGCGGCACCCGGCCGTCACCGCCGCCGTGATCGGGCCGCGCACCCTGGCGCACCTGGAAAGCCAGCTGGGCGCGGCCGAGGTGACGCTGGACGAGGCCGTGCTCGACCGCATCGACGAGATCGTGGCCCCGGGCACCGACCTCAACCCGGCCGACACCGGCTACCGCTCCCCCGCGCTGGCCGACGCCCGGCTCCGGCGCCGTCCTGTCTACAGTGGACAGTGA